A window of Companilactobacillus allii genomic DNA:
AGTTAATACTTTTGGATATAAAATTGGATCTAGATTTTTCTCGGTACCTTTAGACGATGTTATTGCATTACATACATCAAAAGAATTTCATGGTCGAGTTATTTTATCATCTTTAAACAAAGAGGCAACTTTTTCAGGTAATCTTAATAATTTAGAAAATAAATATGATATTTTTTTTAGATGTGATAAGAGCTGGTTGGTGAATCTAGACAAAGTTGTTTCGTATGATTCGCATACTAGAAAATTGAAAATGGTTAGAGATTCAGAGTGTGATGTTTCTTATAGAAAGTCAGGTTCTTTAACTAGAGCATTAAAGGATAACGGTAAGTAGGTAAAATTAAACGATTATATTTAAATTATGGGAGAACTATATGATTAACAAAAGAATATACATACCTCAAGTAGATGAGAACGATTGTGGGGTTGCTGCATTGGCAATGGTCCTTAAGAACTATGGCTCACAATTCTCATTAGCTCGGCTTCGTAATTTGGCTAGAACAGATGTTGAAGGGACAACAGCTTTGGGATTAGTTAAAACGGCACAGAGTTTAGATTTCGAGACTCAAGCTATTCAAGCTGATATGGAACTTTTTAAAATTGGTAAATCTACTAACAGGAACTAAAATACCCCATTTGGGGATATATTTCCCATTTTATTCCTCCAATAGGATAAAATATTTACATAAATTTATCGGGGGAGATTACTATGAAATTTAACAAGAAATTCTATAAAGATTTTGATTTTTATTTAGGAATATTAACTAGTTTTACAATGATTGAGAATGTTATGAAAGGTAGCTTTGCCTACTCATTCTGGGTTTCTTTGATTGTTACCATTATATTCTTCAAGGGAAGTTTGTTAGTTAAGAATAAGTAACTATAGATAATTATTCTGGTATTTAGTTATAAAAAGGCCGATTTTTGCAAAGTTGAAGGATAAAAGAGTCTCAACTATTGAAAAAAGGCCGATTTTTGCAAAGTTGAAGGATAAAAGAGTCTCAACTATTGAAAAAAGGCCGATTTTTGCAAAGTTGAAGGATAAAAACATCCCAACTATTGAAAAATGAGCAATAATTACAAAGTTGTAAATCATAAGTGTATAAACACTGAAATCCTTTGTGGTATGTGTTACACTACACTAATATATCAAAACAAATATTAATTGAAATCAACGTCGCCGTTACTTGACACGTTGTTTTTTTACGCGTAAATGCAGGAGGATAGTTAATGTTAAATGTCAATAATGTCAGTATGCAGTTTTCTGATAGGATGCTATATGATGATGTAAATCTTAAATTTACTTCGGGTAACTGTTACGGAGTTATTGGTGCTAATGGTGCCGGAAAGTCTACATTTCTAAAAATCATTGAAGGTAAACTCAAGCCAACTACAGGTGTAGTATCAATGGGTCCTAATGAACGTATGTCTAGCTTGAATCAAGATCACTTTGCCTTTGAGGATAGTTTGGTACTAGATACTGTTATTCGTGGTCATCAAGAACTTTACAGTATTATGACTGAAAAGGACGCTATCTATTCCAAAGCAGACTTCAGTGACGCTGACGGTATTCGTGCTGCAGAATTAGAGACTGAGTTCGGTGAGATGGGTGGTTGGGAAGCTGAATCTGATGCTTCTCAAATCCTTCAAGCTTTGGGAATCGATGAATCACTTCATCAATCCCCCATGAGTGACTTGACGGAGCCACAAAAAGTTAAGGTATTGTTGGGACAAGCGTTATTTGGTCATCCCGATGTCTTACTTTTGGATGAGCCCACTAATGGATTGGACGTACAATCAATCAGCTGGTTAGAAAACTTCCTAGCTGACTTTGAGAATACTGTCATCGTAGTTTCCCATGATCGTCACTTCTTGAATCAAGTATGTACACATATGTGTGATGTTGACCGTGGTAAGATCACTTTGTTTGTTGGTAACTATGACTTCTGGATGGAATCCAGTGAGCTTGCTACTCAATTACAAGCTAACGCTAACGCCAAAAAAGAGGAACAGATCAAACAACTACAAGAATTCGTGGCTCGTTTCAGTGCGAATGCTTCCAAATCTAAGCAAGCAACATCTCGTAAGAAGCAATTAGAGAAGATAACACTTGATGATATTCAACCATCAACTCGTAAATATCCATTCATCAAGTTCAATCCAGATCGTGAATTGGGTAAGGACTTGGTAAGTTTGGAGAATGTTTCTAAGTCGATCGAAGGCGTTAAGATCCTTGATAATGTTAATTTGACATTACGTCCGGATGAAAAAATCGCCTTTGTTAGTAGGAATGACTTAACTACAACAATTCTGATGCAGATAATTGCTGGTGAGATCAAGCCTGATACAGGTGAGGTAACTTGGGGTCAAACAGCCTCAACGACTTATTTACCTAAGAACGTTAATGAATACTTCGCTGATAACAAGATGTCTGTTATTGACTGGTTACGTCAATATGCCTCTAAAGATGAAAATGACAATACATTCTTGCGTGGATTCTTAGGTAAGATGTTGTTTTCAGGGGATGATGTTAACCGTGAAGTTGACGTCATGTCCGGTGGGGAAAAGGTCCGTGCAATGTTATCTAAGATGATGTTGAGTAAGGCCAATGTTCTCTTGTTGGATGACCCAACTAATCACTTGGATCTAGAATCAATCACTGCTTTGAATGATGGTTTAGTAGGATTCAGTGGCAGTATCATCTTCACATCCCACGATCATGAATTTATTCAGACAATTGCTAACAGAATTATCGAAGTCAGTCCTAAGGGTGTCGTTGATAAAGCAGATACTACTTATGATGAATTCTTATCACATAAACAATTACAAGAACAAGTTGCTAAGTTGTACGAAGACTAGAAAAAAATAGCGTTAACACATCTAATCAGAATGTGTTAACGCTATTTTTAGTAGTAAATCTACTAATTATGATTAACAATTTGTCATTTAATCAATGTTGAAAATTTCAGTTAATCGTTTCTCGAAGAAGGGCAGCCAGATGTCGTGATAACCGGCACGTGTTGGGTGAGCATCGTCAAACATATACATTGGATTGCTAGCAGTTTCTAGTCTGATCTGTTGGTTCTTCCAAACGTCAATAATGTGAATTCCCCACTTATCTTGGAGTTTGTATAAGACTCTTCTCAGTTCTTCGTAGTTGGCATCTGGTTTACGTAGACAAGTGAAGAATGCTACTGGGCAATTCCAGTTTTGTTTTGCGTAAGCAATAATATACTCCATTGCACCAATCGTAGTGGTTCTATCGAAGTCTTCAATATCTGTTGACTCACTGATTTCACCAGTAGGAATATCAAATCGAGAATCATTGGTAGATAATTGACACACAAACAAATCAAAGTCTTGGTCTGTAGGTATGTCAGTTTGAAGACGTGATGTGTAAGTTTTGGCGGAAGTCCCACCTAGAGTTGTTCCTGATACATCTGCCTTGGTACTTTTGACACCATCTATAGTTGCCAAGTATTCCGGTAAAGCATCCCCAAATGATCCAGCTCCATAAGTGATTGATGAACCTAAAAAGGCAATTTTTTTACCTTGCAGTTTTGAATCGGGATTCAAAGACATTTTATCTGAAGCTATAGCAGATCTGTTTCCGCGATAAAAAGAGTAACCTTTGTCAATTAGTTTCGTTGTTACTACAGTCGCCGCAGTGGTTGTTAAGAATTTGATGAATTTGTTATTTGTCATTTATTTCTACCTTTCGGATTTTAAGTGTGAAATAAACACTTATCTTAATTTAGTACTTATACTGTAAATCGGAAAGATGTGAATGTAAAATAGTAAAAGAGAAAGAATGATAACCTTTTGGTTATGATTGTATTAAAAGATTGTACGTGACTTGTGAGTGAGCAATTTAAGTTACAAATCATAAAAATATAGTAAAATGTAAGAAGTAAGAAGTAATGAAAAAGAGAGGGATGAGCGAATAATGGATAAAATTACAGATGATTCAAAAATATCAAAAATATCTAGTAAAGGCCAAGTTGTAATTCCCGCAACAATTAGAAAAGCATTACAGATAAATAGTGGAGATAAATTATCTATAACAGTCAGTCCTGATAATGAGATAATTTTAAAGAAACAGCCTAGCGAATTGGATTGGCATAATCTTGTTAAGGATATACCAACAGAAATTGTTGATGTAGATAAAAATGGAAATTATGATCCTAATAAATCTCCTGATTTTCACGATTGGATGGTTAATGGTTGATGGATAATGTTATTCGTCCAATGAGCATTTATATTGCCGACATTATGTTTGATGACTCTATTCAATCGAAACGTAGACCTGCATTGGTAGTTGATATTTATGAGAAGTACGTAGTTGTATTTAAGATAACGTCTAAATACAAGAATAAGTCTGATAATATAAAGCAAATATACTATCCAATTAAATATTGGAAAAAAGCTGGTTTAGTAAAAAAATCATATGTAGATGTGCACAAAACTTATAAAGTTACTAGAGGAGTTGTTTTTAATCATCCACCAATGGGCAAATTGGAATTAGTTGATGTAGATGATTTATATACATTTTTAAAAAATATAAAAAAAAGAAACAAATAATCCACCCAATGAAATCAAACATTTCATTAGGTGGATTATTTGTTTTAAAAGCATAAATTAAGCTAAGTTACCGCCATCACGCTTGTTTTGGAAGTAAGCGATAACTGGCAAGATGACACCGACTGCTACCATCAATAATGGTTCGATGATGTTAAGTGTCAAAACGTGATACCAAGCACCGGTTCCAGTCACTTCATCAGTTGGGAAGATTCCTAAAGTGGCGGCACCAAAGGTAATGGCGAAGCACCAAGCACCAACTAAGATAGCAAACTTTCTATTCTTGATATAAACGAAGTCAGACTTGAATTGTTTCTCACGTAGTCTAACTAATATGAAGGAACTGAACAAGAAACATGTCGCATATGGTGAAACTATCCCGTTCAAGTTAAGTAATTGATTGAAGATAGAGTTCATATTTGGCAAAGTGGCACTTAACACCATGATTACAGTACAGATACCTGTTGTTAACCAGTAACCATTGATAGGAAGGTCGTGTTTGTCTAGTTTTGTTAGTCCTTTTGGTAAGTATTCTTTAGCAGTGTCGGATAAGAACATTCTTGTTCCGGCATCTAACAAGACGGCGAGTTGAGCCATCATATAGATTGCTTGGGTGAAGGAGAATAAGTATAGGAAGAAATTACCCATGCCAAATTCTGAACCCATATATTGGAAGGCGTAGTATGAACCGTTCATTTTAAGGTCATTTGGTAAGTTATGAGCGTTGAAGAATACACCCAATGAAAATGATCCAAGGACTGTTAGGATACCAGTCATAATTGCTAGCATCCACATAGCCTTAGGGAAGTCCTTTTTACCATTCTTCATCTCTGTAACGTATGGTGCAGCGAACTCTGAACCATTCATAGCGAAGATAACTAGTCCAAATGTTGATAGATAATGCATATCAAACTTAGGAATAAATGAGCTGAATGTAAATGGCTGTGTATGTGGTGCATTACCTTGGCCTAAGTAGACGACCGTCATGATAACGTACAAAACGGTAACGATAAACATCGCACCACCACCGATAACACTCAATATTTGTAGTGAGTTCTTTAAAAAATGTTGGATAAAAATAAATAACGTAAAGATCAGAGCTGTCAGTAGAGCAAACATACTGTTGCTCATAGTATCTGACATCTTGTTGGATCCATTGATCAACCAACCAAACGAAATAAGCATCGAATTGGCAACATCGACGATATAAGGAAGACCAGAGACCCAATAAGTCCATCCACAAATATAGCCCCAAAGGTTACCACTAGTACCACGTACCCAAGACGTGATACCTCCACCTTCCTCACTAAATGTTGAACCTAGATGACCAACCATCATCTCATAAGGTACAACGAATAAAAATAACATTAAAATCCAAGTTGTAACGATTCCTAACCCTTGGTTATGGAAGTTGTAAATAATGTCATCAAAACCAATGACAGTAACAAAGTCCATCAAAGCAACTACTGGCCAGCTAATATATGACTTCTTATCAGCAGAGTCAATTTCTGGCAATTTATTCCCCATCGGAAATACACCCCTTTATTTCAAATTTAAGTAACAGTTAATTATATGAAAAATGTTTACTAAATACCACCTATGTAAGCGTCTTTAAAAAATAAACTTACGATTTTGTAAGTTAAAAGTAAGATAAATCCAACGACCCAATTCGATATTTTATTTATGATAGATATATCAAATGGAGGTCAAGAAATGCAAAAAATTGTAGAAGTAAAAAATGTTGAAAAAATTTATGGTAAGGCTGATGAGAAACAATATAAGGCATTATCAGATGTGAATTTTGAAGTTAAACCAGGAGAATTCGTTGGTATCATGGGGGCTTCTGGTTCAGGTAAGACAACATTATTAAATATTTTGTCCACTCTTGATACACCTACAAGTGGTTCGGTCAAAATTGCCGGACAGGATATTACCAAGTTAAATGTAAATGAAATGGCAGATTTTCGTTCTAATCAAATTGGATTCATTTTCCAAGATTTCAATTTACTGGAGAACTTAACAGCATACGAAAATATCGCTTTGCCATTGGCACTACAAAATGTTTCACCAAAAAAAATCAAACCGGCTGTTATGTCGATCACTGAAAAATTGGGATTGGTCGATATCTTGAATCATTATCCAACGGAATTGTCAGGTGGACAAAAGCAACGTGTCGCAGCAGCTAGAGCACTAGTTCATGAACCAAAGATCGTCTTTGGGGATGAACCTACTGGAGCGCTGGATTCTAAAAGTGCCAGAGCCTTGCTGGATACTATGAGCAAGATCAATAAAGAAGACGATGTATCGATCCTTTTAGTAACACATGATCCCTTCTCAGCTAGTTATTGTGATCGTATCCTCTTCATTAAAGATGGTGAGATTGGTCAAGAGTTGAACAAAGATGACCATACACGTGGGGAATTTTATCAAGAAATATTAGATTCACTTGGAACTTTTGTCGAATAGATAAGGAATTATGTATCAAGTTTATAAGGAGATTAAATTATGTTAAACAAACTTGCCCTCAGTGGTATACGTCATCGATTACGTGATTACACGGTATTATTTTCAGGATTAATGATTGCTTCAGCAATTTTCTATATGTTTTTGTCGCTAGCGATTAATAAGTCGTTTTTAAGTTCTAATTCACCAGCTGCGGCTACAGCATTCATCTTTGGATTTGGGATTATCTTGTTGGCGATAATAACTATCGTCTACATAAACTATGCGAATACCTTCTTGCTTAGTATGAGGCAAAAGGAATACGGAATGTTCATGATGCTAGGTGCCAAGAGTAGTAAAATTTCCAAAATGATCTTTGTAGAAACATTTGCCATTGGTGCTATTTCTACAATTATTGGATCAGTTATTGGTATCATTGCTACAAAGTTTGTCAGTCAATGGATGATCGATGCCCTTGATATGCAGGTCAAACACTTTGATAGCTTCTATTTACCAGCATTAATGTGGACCTTTGTTTTCTTCATCGTTATCTTCATCTTTTCTGCGATCAAAAATTCCATATCATTACGTAGAACTAAGATATTGGTACTGTTACACAAAGATAGTCAACCAAGTAAAATCAAGAATAATGGCTTGGTTAAGAGTATTCAAGCAGTTGTTGGTATCATTCTTTTGGCAATTGGTTACTATGCAATGTGGGTCGTTGGTCAAAATGCTTTATTGATCTATATTGGTATACCTGTTGCTTTAGTAACGATTGTTGGTGGAACTTACTTCACTATTACAGCAGCCATCACCGCAGTAATTGCAATGTTAAAACGTAATACTAAGTTCTCACAACGAGGCCTCAATAACTTCACACTTTCACAGTTGAGTTTTAGAATCGGAGATTACACTAAGATTCTTTCAATGGTATCGATCATGTTTGCCTTGGCACTTGGTGCGATCACGGTTGGATTAGGATTCCAAAACCAGATCGATACAGTTGTAAATGGTCAAAGTTACTATGATGTTACAGTTCATAACGCCGATACAGCACAACAAAATCGTATCAATCATTTGAGTGGAGATGAGCAGACTAACTATTCATATAAGTCAGATGATAAGAACAAAGTAGTTTATTATCGTGCTAGTGAATTCAAGAAACAACCACTTCATTATGAGAAGTTCAACATGAATAATATGATTTCCACAACTAAAAAGAGCAGTAATATTAAGATTCCAGATGTCAGTTATACGTTACAACAAAACATGTTGCCACAATATCGAATGAGTAAAGCTGAAGCCGTTAGTGACGCTGAATTTAACAAGATAGCCGGCAAGTCGAACACATTAACGCTGGTTAAGACGGATTCATTCAAGAAGAACTTGAGTAAAATCAAAGTTATTTCTAAAGCTGAAAACAAGCGTTTTAAAGAATTGAAACAAGGCAGCGAAGATAAATATAGTTCATATGTAATAGTTAATGGATTCTTCTCAGGCTTAGAATTCATGGGATTCTTCTTAGGAATCGCCTTTCTAGCCATGTTGGCAAGTTGCTTGATGTTTAAAATCTTGTCAGGTGCGAGTGGTGACGTTAAGCGTTACAACATGCTATATAAAATTGGTACAAAACAAAAGATGTTGCGTTCTACTATTAATAAAGAAATTGCAGTCTTGTTCGCAGTTCCAGCCGGACTAGGGATAATTCATGTCTTACTAGGACTTCAAATGTTCACCAATATCCTGTACAAACCATATATGAATATCGAAATTCCCTTTGGAATATTCATTGTTCTATACCTTGGTTATTATCTATTAACACGTTACTTGTACAAGAAGATTGTTCTAAAATAATTCACCAGTTTCCTTTCGGGGGAACTGGGGTCATCGGGTATTCACCTTATGACCCCAGCTCCTCTGAACAGAGGAGTGTATCCCTCAACAAGATACCTGAAACATCCCCTATAATATGAGAATTCCCGTTCTCAAAGTATCAGAGCGTGACAAAACGCGTCAAGCTTTCGAGTATAGTACTAAAAAGTCCAACATTTACGAAAGTAAATGCTGGGCTTTTTTGCACTAAACGGAGGAAGTTGCGTTTTGTCACGCGTTTTAACTGCAAGTTTGAGTAGAAAAAGAGTTATGTCACAAACTCACTATTTTTGTTAAGCGGAAGAAATTGTATTTTGAAGCGCGTTTCAGCAAGTCTGAATAGAATCCATAACACAACTACACTTTAGAATTA
This region includes:
- a CDS encoding ABC-F family ATP-binding cassette domain-containing protein, whose translation is MLNVNNVSMQFSDRMLYDDVNLKFTSGNCYGVIGANGAGKSTFLKIIEGKLKPTTGVVSMGPNERMSSLNQDHFAFEDSLVLDTVIRGHQELYSIMTEKDAIYSKADFSDADGIRAAELETEFGEMGGWEAESDASQILQALGIDESLHQSPMSDLTEPQKVKVLLGQALFGHPDVLLLDEPTNGLDVQSISWLENFLADFENTVIVVSHDRHFLNQVCTHMCDVDRGKITLFVGNYDFWMESSELATQLQANANAKKEEQIKQLQEFVARFSANASKSKQATSRKKQLEKITLDDIQPSTRKYPFIKFNPDRELGKDLVSLENVSKSIEGVKILDNVNLTLRPDEKIAFVSRNDLTTTILMQIIAGEIKPDTGEVTWGQTASTTYLPKNVNEYFADNKMSVIDWLRQYASKDENDNTFLRGFLGKMLFSGDDVNREVDVMSGGEKVRAMLSKMMLSKANVLLLDDPTNHLDLESITALNDGLVGFSGSIIFTSHDHEFIQTIANRIIEVSPKGVVDKADTTYDEFLSHKQLQEQVAKLYED
- a CDS encoding SGNH/GDSL hydrolase family protein, translated to MTNNKFIKFLTTTAATVVTTKLIDKGYSFYRGNRSAIASDKMSLNPDSKLQGKKIAFLGSSITYGAGSFGDALPEYLATIDGVKSTKADVSGTTLGGTSAKTYTSRLQTDIPTDQDFDLFVCQLSTNDSRFDIPTGEISESTDIEDFDRTTTIGAMEYIIAYAKQNWNCPVAFFTCLRKPDANYEELRRVLYKLQDKWGIHIIDVWKNQQIRLETASNPMYMFDDAHPTRAGYHDIWLPFFEKRLTEIFNID
- a CDS encoding AbrB/MazE/SpoVT family DNA-binding domain-containing protein, encoding MDKITDDSKISKISSKGQVVIPATIRKALQINSGDKLSITVSPDNEIILKKQPSELDWHNLVKDIPTEIVDVDKNGNYDPNKSPDFHDWMVNG
- a CDS encoding type II toxin-antitoxin system PemK/MazF family toxin — its product is MDNVIRPMSIYIADIMFDDSIQSKRRPALVVDIYEKYVVVFKITSKYKNKSDNIKQIYYPIKYWKKAGLVKKSYVDVHKTYKVTRGVVFNHPPMGKLELVDVDDLYTFLKNIKKRNK
- a CDS encoding APC family permease, whose translation is MPEIDSADKKSYISWPVVALMDFVTVIGFDDIIYNFHNQGLGIVTTWILMLFLFVVPYEMMVGHLGSTFSEEGGGITSWVRGTSGNLWGYICGWTYWVSGLPYIVDVANSMLISFGWLINGSNKMSDTMSNSMFALLTALIFTLFIFIQHFLKNSLQILSVIGGGAMFIVTVLYVIMTVVYLGQGNAPHTQPFTFSSFIPKFDMHYLSTFGLVIFAMNGSEFAAPYVTEMKNGKKDFPKAMWMLAIMTGILTVLGSFSLGVFFNAHNLPNDLKMNGSYYAFQYMGSEFGMGNFFLYLFSFTQAIYMMAQLAVLLDAGTRMFLSDTAKEYLPKGLTKLDKHDLPINGYWLTTGICTVIMVLSATLPNMNSIFNQLLNLNGIVSPYATCFLFSSFILVRLREKQFKSDFVYIKNRKFAILVGAWCFAITFGAATLGIFPTDEVTGTGAWYHVLTLNIIEPLLMVAVGVILPVIAYFQNKRDGGNLA
- a CDS encoding ABC transporter ATP-binding protein — its product is MQKIVEVKNVEKIYGKADEKQYKALSDVNFEVKPGEFVGIMGASGSGKTTLLNILSTLDTPTSGSVKIAGQDITKLNVNEMADFRSNQIGFIFQDFNLLENLTAYENIALPLALQNVSPKKIKPAVMSITEKLGLVDILNHYPTELSGGQKQRVAAARALVHEPKIVFGDEPTGALDSKSARALLDTMSKINKEDDVSILLVTHDPFSASYCDRILFIKDGEIGQELNKDDHTRGEFYQEILDSLGTFVE
- a CDS encoding FtsX-like permease family protein — its product is MLNKLALSGIRHRLRDYTVLFSGLMIASAIFYMFLSLAINKSFLSSNSPAAATAFIFGFGIILLAIITIVYINYANTFLLSMRQKEYGMFMMLGAKSSKISKMIFVETFAIGAISTIIGSVIGIIATKFVSQWMIDALDMQVKHFDSFYLPALMWTFVFFIVIFIFSAIKNSISLRRTKILVLLHKDSQPSKIKNNGLVKSIQAVVGIILLAIGYYAMWVVGQNALLIYIGIPVALVTIVGGTYFTITAAITAVIAMLKRNTKFSQRGLNNFTLSQLSFRIGDYTKILSMVSIMFALALGAITVGLGFQNQIDTVVNGQSYYDVTVHNADTAQQNRINHLSGDEQTNYSYKSDDKNKVVYYRASEFKKQPLHYEKFNMNNMISTTKKSSNIKIPDVSYTLQQNMLPQYRMSKAEAVSDAEFNKIAGKSNTLTLVKTDSFKKNLSKIKVISKAENKRFKELKQGSEDKYSSYVIVNGFFSGLEFMGFFLGIAFLAMLASCLMFKILSGASGDVKRYNMLYKIGTKQKMLRSTINKEIAVLFAVPAGLGIIHVLLGLQMFTNILYKPYMNIEIPFGIFIVLYLGYYLLTRYLYKKIVLK